GAGGAGCAATGGGTTGAATTTAGAACTTATCAGCTGCAAGGTGAGGCTCAGTATTGGTAGCAGGGAACAGACATATCCTGCAGCCTAATGGTGCTGCGATTCCTTGGGAGATTTTCCGGACAGAATTCTATAAGAAATACTTTCCTAATTCAGCCAGAAATGCCAAGGAActtgaattaatgcaattaaaaCAGGGACATATGACTGTTGCTGAGTATACTAGTAAGTTTGAGGAGTTGTGTCGCTTTTCTCGTATCTATCAAGGGGCACCAGAAGATTTTGCtgaatggaagtgtattaagtatgagggaGGCCTTCGGAGTGATATTCTGAGTTTTGTTGCCCCAATAAAGATCAGGGTGTTTTCTGAATTGGTGAATAAGAGTAGAGTGGCTGAAGATTGTGTGAGGAAGGCAGCAGCAGAGAAAGAAAGTTTGAGGCTGCCTTTTCAGAGACCTTCAGGAAGGAACTTTGCTCTGAGAGGTAGGAATTTCAAGCGTGGAGGCTCTGTTCCACAGCAGACTCAGGGTCAAGATAATTACAGAAGGCTGAATACCAATGTTAATCAGGGAAGaaggtttgggaagcagccaCAGCAGGATCTGAATTGTCAGAAGTGCGGAAAGCATCATCCTGGAGTTCCGTGCAGATTAGGACTTGGAGTATGCTATTCCTGTGGACAGCCCGGGCATATAGCCAGTAATTGcccgaagaagaagaagtatgaGACTGGTAGGGTGCAGCAGCCAGGGAGAGTATACACCACTTCTACCATAggtgctgagggatctgagacactgaTTAGAGGTAATTGTGAAATGGCTGGTAAAAtcttaaatgctttatttgattcaggAGCAAATcattcatttattgcatttgaaAAGGCCCATGAATTAGGATTGAGAATGGTGGTTTTAGGTTATGATTTAAAAGTATATAATGCTACTCATGAAAGCTATGGTGACTAGGATAGGATGTCCACGAGTTCCCTTTCGAGTACAGCAACGTGAATTTGTGCATGATTTGGTTTGTTTGCCTATGACTGGTTTTGATCTCattttgggattggattggttatccaAGAATCATGTTTTTCTTGATTGTTCTAAGAAGTCAGTACAGTTTATGCCGGAAGGGTCAGAAGCACCGGTTGTGGTGAATAGTTACTATTTGAATTCTATGATAGTAAACTGTTCAGGAACTGAATGTCAGGGTATTATGTTATTAAGTGCGGGAGTATCAGGTGATGATCAGAGTTTAAAGTAGATTCCGGTTGTATGTGAATTTCCAGACGTGTTTCCGGATGATATTAATGAATTTCCACCTAACTGGGAAGTTGAATTCGCAATTGAGTTGATGCCTGGGGCCGGTCCGATTTCGATTACTCCTTACAGGATGTCACCTTTAGAAATGGTCGAATTGAAAGCTCAGCTGGAAGATTTATTGGGTAAGCATTTTATCCGACTAAGTGTTTCTCCGTGGGGAGCGCCAGtgttactggtaaagaagaaggatgggagtatgcagTTATGTGTCGACTATCGGCAGTTGAATAAAATCACTGTGAAGAATAAATATCTGTTGCCTAGAATCGATGATCTAATGGATCAGTTACAGGGTGCCGGTGTGTTTTCTAAGATTGAtctgcgatccggttatcatcAGATAAGGGTTAGAGACGAGGATATTCCGAAAACCGCTTTCAGGACCCGTTATGGTCATTATGAGTATACAGTGATGTCTTTCGGGTTAACTAATGCCCCTGCAGTATTTATGGATTATATGAACAGGATTTTCCGACCGTATTTGGACAAGTTTGTTATTGTCTTTATTGATGACATTCTTGTTTATTCTAAGTCTGAAGAGGAACATGCTGAACACTTGCGAACTGTGCTGCAAATTCTGAGAGACACGAAGTTGTACGCTAAGTTATCTAAATGCGAGTtctggaagagtgaggtgaagtttctcggccacgtggtgagtaagcaAGGAATAGCTGTGGATCCTATTAAGGTGGAAGCAGTGATGAATTGGGAGCAACCATCTTCAGTGACAGAGATCAGGAGTTTCCTAGGTTTGGCAGGGTATTATCGACGATTCATTAAGGGATTTTCACAGCTCGCCTTACCTTTAACTAAGTTGACTAGGAAGGATACGTCTTTTATCTGGACTCCGGAGTGTGAAGAGAGCTTCCAAGCATTGAAGCACAGATTGACTACTGCACCCATGTTAGTATTGCCTGAACCAAGTGAACCGTTTGAAGTGTACTGTAATACATCTCTGAAGGGTTTGGGGTGTGTTCTGATGCAGCACCAGAATGTTGTAGCATATGCCTCACGGCAGTTAAGGCCGCATGAGATAAACTACCCGACACATGATTTAGAACTTGCTGTTATTGTGTTTGCTTTAAAGATTTGGAGGCACTATCTCTATGGCGTTAAGTTTCATGTCTTCTCAGACCATAAGAGTTTGAAGTATCTTTTTGAGCAGAAAGAGTTGAATATGCAtaagaggaggtggatggagcttctgaaagattatgattttgaattgaattatcaTCCAGGAAAAGTGAACGTTGTGGCGGATGCCTTGAGTCGAAAATATTTATatgcagcttggatgatgctacAGGAGGAAGAGTTACTGAAGGCATTTCAAGGTTTGAATTTGGGAATTAGAGAAGAATCTGGAATTTTGTGTTTGAGTCAGTTGCAGATTTCAAGTGATTTTAAATCAGAACTTTTGAAGGCTCATCGAGACAGTGAAGCATTACGTAAGGTATTACCAACAGTTGAACagggaaaacagtggagagtgtcagaAGGTTAGGATGGTTTATGGAGGTTCAAGAACCGGATTATTGTGCCTAATGTTGGAGACCTGCGACAAAGTATCTTGAAGGAAGCTCATAAGAGTGGGTTCTCAATTCATCTAGGGAGTACTAAAATGTATCAGGATCTGAAAACGATGTTCTGGTGGCcaggtatgaagaatgatgtggcattGTATGTATCTAAATGTTTAACGCGTCAGAAGGTTAAGATTGAGCATCAGAGACCATCAGGAACCCTTCAGCCTTtggagattccacaatggaaatgGGAAAGTATCgcaatggattttgtgataGGTTTGCCTAGAACCCGATCTGGTTATGACGCTATCTGGGTGGTTGTGGATCGACTGACGAAATCAGCTCATTTTCTTCCTATCCGAATAAGTTGCACAATGGAGAAATTGGCTCGAATGTATATCAAAGAGATTGTCAGGTTACATGGTGTGCCCTCTACTATTATATCTGACAGGGATCCTCGCTTTACATCAAGATTCTGGGGAGCTTTTCAGCGTGCATTTGGGACTCAATTAAGTTT
The genomic region above belongs to Arachis stenosperma cultivar V10309 chromosome 5, arast.V10309.gnm1.PFL2, whole genome shotgun sequence and contains:
- the LOC130980658 gene encoding uncharacterized protein LOC130980658 — encoded protein: MTVAEYTSKFEELCRFSRIYQGAPEDFAEWKCIKYEGGLRSDILSFVAPIKIRVFSELVNKSRVAEDCVRKAAAEKESLRLPFQRPSGRNFALRGRNFKRGGSVPQQTQGQDNYRRLNTNVNQGRRFGKQPQQDLNCQKCGKHHPGVPCRLGLGVCYSCGQPGHIASNCPKKKKYETGRVQQPGRVYTTSTIGAEGSETLIRGNCEMAGKILNALFDSGANHSFIAFEKAHELGLRMVVLGYDLKVYNATHESYGD